In Fusarium oxysporum f. sp. lycopersici 4287 chromosome 6, whole genome shotgun sequence, a single window of DNA contains:
- a CDS encoding hypothetical protein (At least one base has a quality score < 10), with product MDIEALAAEAGIDTEDIPDLFSKLAMSAYERYIQTGGKDDISEAIDWAKQGIDLENGSNSLLRQWLNNLGVFLETRYERTGEMNDLEEAIQIAQQAVKSTPGDHPDLAAMLNNLGNKLESRYEQTGEMRDLEEAIQIAQQAVKSTPGDHPDLAAMLNNLGNMLERRYKRMGEIRDLEEAIQIARQAVKSTPDDYPDLAGILNNLGNKLKNRYEQTGEMRDLEEAIQIAQQAVKSMPGDHPDLAAMLNNLGNKLESRYERTGEMKDLEKASAYLLEAWSCLNAVPFHRVKAAAKCLELLAKQHRVDQGIDIGRRILDLLPSVHTGALDRNDQQFVVSTFAGVASNLCSFLLSANRSSEALEHLEQSRAIIISQLLDNRSDLSSLRQDHSQLANQYQSLVDEVNAPTRQITTGVAAALLRKRRQEAAAELDTCLKEIRCVPGYERFMLGQTVAEMQECITEGSIVVINITDFRSDAIIVSNNSLRTIVLPELSASKARLWVNKDWSTKKRSEQRGKNDQFLDYLSWLWYACVKHIVAEISASKTHPSEGLPRVWWIGSGLASSMLFHAAGVHTRGSTENAYCRLISSYTPSIKELAYAQNQAKRAQEVLMAQDTNTMLIAAMPTSPKGPGDEKAPKELPRVEKEMREILTLTRSHMRTTVYTHPSTNQVLEALKTCRIAHFACHGTSDYSDPSNSGLILQKSTGLDERLVQDRLTIQRVSDLRLRYAEIAYLSACSTAGNKAARSDEVIHVVSGFQVAGFPHVVGCLWPAGDLECVKVAKRFYSLVLQRNQSAINEAASALQEAVMAVRAEDLSMPLNWAQFVHYGV from the coding sequence ATGGATATCGAGGCACTTGCTGCAGAAGCCGGCATCGACACGGAAGATATCCCTGATCTATTCTCAAAGCTTGCAATGAGTGCATATGAAAGATACATACAAACAGGAGGCAAAGATGACATCAGCGAAGCCATAGACTGGGCCAAACAGGGTATAGATCTGGAAAACGGTAGTAATTCATTGCTTAGGCAGTGGTTGAACAACCTCGGAGTCTTTCTTGAGACGCGGTATGAACGGACGGGAGAGATGAATGACCTGGAAGAGGCGATCCAAATAGCACAACAGGCTGTCAAATCGACGCCTGGTGATCATCCAGACCTGGCAGCCATGTTGAATAACCTTGGAAACAAACTTGAGAGCCGGTATGAACAGACGGGAGAGATGAGGGACCTGGAAGAGGCGATCCAAATAGCGCAACAGGCTGTCAAATCGACACCTGGTGACCATCCAGACCTGGCAGCCATGTTGAATAACCTAGGCAACATGCTTGAGAGGCGATATAAACGGATGGGGGAGATAAGGGATCTAGAAGAGGCGATCCAGATAGCACGACAAGCTGTTAAATCGACGCCTGACGACTATCCAGACCTGGCAGGCATATTGAATAACCTCGGAAACAAGCTTAAGAACAGGTATGAACAGACGGGAGAGATGAGGGACCTGGAAGAGGCGATCCAAATAGCGCAACAGGCTGTCAAATCGATGCCTGGTGACCATCCAGACCTGGCAGCCATGTTGAATAACCTTGGAAACAAGCTTGAGAGCCGGTATGAACGGACGGGAGAGATGAAGGACCTGGAAAAGGCGTCAGCCTATCTCCTTGAGGCTTGGTCATGTTTGAATGCTGTGCCATTCCATCGTGTCAAGGCTGCCGCTAAATGCCTGGAATTGCTTGCTAAACAGCATAGAGTCGACCAAGGCATCGATATTGGAAGAAGAATActcgatcttcttccttcagtCCATACAGGAGCTCTTGATCGCAATGACCAACAGTTCGTCGTGTCAACATTTGCAGGCGTCGCTTCCAACCTATGCTCATTCCTCTTATCAGCAAATCGATCAAGTGAGGCGTTAGAACATCTTGAGCAAAGCCGTGCTATTATCATCAGCCAACTCCTGGATAATCGCAGCGATCTCTCTTCACTTCGTCAGGATCACTCCCAGCTAGCCAATCAATATCAGAGTCTCGTGGACGAAGTAAATGCTCCGACCCGTCAGATCACTACCGGTGTGGCTGCAGCCTTGCTACGAAAGCGGCGGCAAGAAGCTGCAGCCGAGCTAGATACGTGCTTGAAGGAAATCAGATGTGTCCCCGGCTATGAGCGGTTTATGCTTGGGCAGACCGTTGCTGAAATGCAAGAGTGCATCACTGAGGGCAGCATTGTCGTTATTAATATCACCGATTTCCGAAGCGATGCCATTATTGTCTCCAACAATTCACTGAGAACCATCGTACTTCCTGAGTTGTCGGCATCTAAAGCGAGGTTGTGGGTAAATAAAGATTGGTCGACAAAAAAGAGGTCTGAGCAGCGAGGGAAAAACGATCAGTTTTTAGACTACctttcttggctttggtATGCCTGTGTCAAGCACATCGTCGCCGAGATCTCCGCTTCAAAGACACATCCAAGCGAAGGCCTTCCACGAGTATGGTGGATAGGCTCCGGTCTGGCGAGCTCGATGCTCTTCCACGCTGCAGGGGTACATACAAGAGGATCAACGGAGAACGCCTATTGCAGGCTGATATCTTCCTACACACCATCGATCAAGGAACTTGCCTATGCACAGAATCAGGCGAAGCGCGCCCAGGAAGTCTTGATGGCACAAGATACAAACACAATGCTTATTGCAGCCATgccaacatcaccaaaaGGACCAGGCGACGAGAAAGCGCCGAAAGAGCTTCCTAGAGTAGAAAAAGAGATGCGGGAGATTCTTACCTTGACTCGCTCTCATATGCGTACTACAGTTTATACACACCCCAGCACAAATCAAGTCTTAGAGGCCCTCAAAACCTGCCGTATCGCACACTTCGCATGCCACGGAACATCAGACTATTCAGACCCTTCCAACAGTGGTCTGATTTTGCAGAAGAGTACCGGACTTGACGAGCGCTTGGTACAAGACCGACTCACAATCCAACGAGTTTCGGACCTACGGCTTAGATACGCCGAGATTGCCTACCTCTCGGCGTGCTCTACAGCGGGGAACAAGGCAGCGCGATCGGATGAAGTGATACACGTCGTGAGCGGGTTCCAGGTGGCAGGGTTTCCTCATGTTGTGGGGTGCCTGTGGCCCGCTGGGGACTTGGAGTGTGTTAAGGTAGCGAAGCGGTTCTACTCTTTGGTATTGCAGCGGAACCAGTCGGCTATCAACGAGGCGGCGTCGGCGCTGCAGGAGGCGGTGATGGCCGTACGTGCAGAGGATCTCAGTATGCCGCTGAACTGGGCACAGTTTGTACATTACGGGGTATAA